The uncultured Carboxylicivirga sp. genomic interval TGCTCCTACTTATATTGATAAATCGAAAATTCCTGCTAAACAAGAAACCAAATCATCGCCTGCAAGTCAAAAATACAAATGCCTTGCGTGTGGATATATTTATGACCCTATAGTTGGAGATGAAGAAAATGGAATTGCAGCAGGTACACCTTTTGACGATTTACCAGAAGATTGGACATGCCCAACTTGCGGATCTCCCAAATCGATGTTTGAACCTATTTAGTACAATCTTATGCTAATAAGACTATTACCAATTAAGTATTTATAATGCATGATTTAAGACTCTTAACATACATGTTTGGAAGAAATCTAAATTACACATTATCCCTACGAATTAGGTTTAAAAAACAGAAAATAAAAAGTAATATTGTTGACTACTGGAACTATAAATACAAAATGAACATATTATGAGTACTTTAAAAGGAACAAAAACTGAACAAAACTTATTAAAAGCATTTGCAGGTGAATCTCAAGCCCGTATGCGCTATAATTATTTTGCTAAACAAGCTCAAAAAGAAGGTTTAGAACAAATTGCTGCCATCTTTATGGAAACAGCAGATCAGGAAAAAGAACATGCGAAACGTTTCTTCAAGTTTTTAGAAGGTGGCATGGTTGAAATTACAGCTTCGTATCCGGCTGGTGTAATTGGCGATACAAAAGAAAATCTTCAAGCTGCTGCCGATGGCGAAAACGAAGAGTGGACAGAATTATATCCTGAATTTGCTAAAATAGCTGAAGAAGAAGGCTTTAAAGATGTAGCTGTAGCATTTAAAATGATTGCTAAAGTAGAAGCTCATCACGAAGAAAGATATCGTACTCTTTATACCAACCTAATGGAAGGTAAAGTATTTGAAAGAGATGGAAAAGTTACCTGGATGTGTCGTAACTGTGGATTTATTCACGAAAGTGCTAAAGCGCCAAAAACTTGTCCAGCATGTTTACATCCTCAATCGTATTTCGAAATTAAGAAAACCAATTACTAGACCGCAGAATCAGTAATTGCACCACCATCTCACTCTTGCGTTTGAATTGAGACTTTCAGGCTATCGCATTTGTGAGGTGGTATTTTTTTATCCTTTTTCCCTCCCAACGCCAATTTCAGAATCAAAATTACAGAAGCCGGAATAATGGCAATTGAATTGGCTATAATAATGGGCATCTCATTCAATAACACTCCGTAAATAAGCCAAAATACAATACCCAAAGTATTGGCCATATACATCAAAAGCGAGATGCTATGCACATCTTTTGTTTTAATAATTCGAATGGCTTGTGGAAACATAGCCAAAGTTGTTAGAAAGGCAGCAATAGTGCCCATAGCTGTAACCATCATACTTCAGCAGTAAAAAGTTTTAAAACATCTTTTAATTGCTCTACCTCAATTACTCTATCGGATACCACCTGATGCTCAACCACCTCGTGATGCCACGTTACATGAAAAGGAACATGAATTCCATACCCTCCAATCTCTTCAACAGGCAACACATCCGATTTCATCGAATTACCAATCATTAAAAATTCGGAAGGCTGAACATCTAAATGTTTAATTAATTTTTGATAAGCTTGAGGGTGCTTATCACTCATCACTTCAATATGAT includes:
- a CDS encoding rubrerythrin is translated as MSTLKGTKTEQNLLKAFAGESQARMRYNYFAKQAQKEGLEQIAAIFMETADQEKEHAKRFFKFLEGGMVEITASYPAGVIGDTKENLQAAADGENEEWTELYPEFAKIAEEEGFKDVAVAFKMIAKVEAHHEERYRTLYTNLMEGKVFERDGKVTWMCRNCGFIHESAKAPKTCPACLHPQSYFEIKKTNY
- a CDS encoding SemiSWEET transporter yields the protein MMVTAMGTIAAFLTTLAMFPQAIRIIKTKDVHSISLLMYMANTLGIVFWLIYGVLLNEMPIIIANSIAIIPASVILILKLALGGKKDKKIPPHKCDSLKVSIQTQE